One Hordeum vulgare subsp. vulgare chromosome 4H, MorexV3_pseudomolecules_assembly, whole genome shotgun sequence DNA window includes the following coding sequences:
- the LOC123449990 gene encoding VAN3-binding protein-like, whose translation MSMDMDRVCKRRAGTAPALLLALHGIRVDEQMPASSTPAAVPPPQTPMEPMEHLSRSWSVSAEEISKALLLKGSNKRSFFFAPVDTLIPAAMPETKTSSYELVAAPAASVQHIQHHQHPDATGRSSISCHRHSNSVTRWYFQHKETAKHGRKEKARADLAQAHAMVSVAQVSAAVAALSAATSCDNQDSKIAAAMASATKLLASHCAEAAQLAGAGHEQVSSAVRSAVGITGPGDLMTLTAAAATALRGAATLKKRVQREARSNASVIPYEKAPLSWSPDIWCKEGKLLKRTRKGHLHKRRVSIYINKRSQVILKLKSKHIGGVLSKNNKSVVYGVYSELPEWTEPGKGLPETSCFGLSTAQGLIEFKCESSTSKQSWVHGVQNLLQQVDVADQVGHRLETLKLNWCS comes from the exons ATGTCCATGGACATGGACAGAGTTTGCAAGAGACGAGCGGGCACGGCTCCCGCTCTCCTCCTCGCCCTTCATGGCATCCGTGTGGATGAGCAGATGCCTGCGTCATCCACGCCGGCCGCCGTGCCTCCGCCGCAGACACCCATGGAGCCCATGGAGCACCTGTCCAGGTCCTGGAGCGTGTCTGCCGAGGAGATATCCAAGGCCCTGCTGCTCAAGGGCAGCAACAAGAGGAGCTTCTTCTTCGCCCCCGTCGACACTCTTATTCCGGCCGCTATGCCGGAGACAAAAACCTCCTCCTACGAGCtcgtcgccgcccccgctgcTTCGGTTCAGCATATCCAGCACCATCAACAT CCGGATGCAACAGGCAGAAGCTCCATCAGCTGCCACCGCCACTCCAACTCGGTCACAAGGTGGTACTTCCAGCACAAGGAGACCGCCAAGCACGGCAGGAAAGAGAAGGCGCGCGCCGACCTGGCCCAGGCGCACGCCATGGTCTCCGTGGCCCAGGTGTCCGCCGCGGTTGCCGCCCTTTCTGCGGCCACCAGCTGTGACAACCAGGACTCCAAGATAGCCGCAGCCATGGcttctgccaccaagctgctggcTTCGCACTGCGCTGAGGCAGCCCAGCTTGCAGGGGCTGGCCATGAGCAGGTGTCCTCTGCTGTCCGGTCTGCGGTCGGCATCACCGGTCCGGGTGATCTGATGACGCTCACAGCCGCCGCAGCGACAG CTTTGAGAGGAGCTGCGACGCTGAAGAAGAGGGTCCAGCGCGAGGCGAGAAGCAATGCCAGTGTCATTCCTTATGAGAAGGCCCCTTTGTCATGGAGTCCTGATATCTGGTGCAAGGAAGGCAAGCTGCTAAAACGCACAAGAAAAG GGCATTTACACAAGAGACGGGTTTCAATCTACATCAACAAGAGGTCACAG GTCATATTGAAGCTGAAGAGCAAACACATTGGAGGTGTGCTGTCAAAAAACAATAAAA GTGTAGTTTATGGGGTATACAGTGAGCTCCCAGAGTGGACTGAGCCAGGGAAAGGTTTACCAGAGACAAGCTGCTTTGGCTTGAGTACAGCACAAGGCCTGATTGAGTTCAAGTGTGAGAGCAGCACCAGTAAACAGAGCTGGGTTCATGGTGTGCAAAATCTGCTCCAGCAGGTTGATGTAGCCGATCAAGTAGGGCACAGGCTAGAAACATTAAAACTCAACTGGTGCAGTTAG